A region of Ahaetulla prasina isolate Xishuangbanna chromosome 12, ASM2864084v1, whole genome shotgun sequence DNA encodes the following proteins:
- the LOC131184441 gene encoding carbohydrate sulfotransferase 5-like — translation MLRLRLSNTTVAIILAIQTGFLIFLYTQQDGFIPQSMEKPAQVHILILSSWRSGSSFVGQLFSQHPNVFYLMEPAWHVWASMYQNSAKVLHMAVRDLIRSVFKCDMSVFDAYMPWKRNRNLSDLFQWAVSRALCTRPACEFFQRTDITGESACKTLCGKYPFSKVEEACKTYSHVVLKEVRFFDLKVLYPLLADPSLNLKIIHLVRDPRAVLKSREQSVKALARDNGIILGINSSRVDDSGFKVLQEICRSHVQIYETASQKPPLFLKDRYLLIRFEDIVRDPLMEITAMYTFTDLPLTQKLENWIYNITHGQGPSKKKEAFQITSRDALNVSQAWRNVLSFQKVQKVQEVCRGALNILGYQFVNSEKEQKDLSLDLILPHRRTQFRWALFREN, via the coding sequence TTCATTCCTCAGTCTATGGAAAAACCTGCCCAGGTACACATCCTCATCCTTTCCTCTTGGAGGTCAGGCTCTTCCTTTGTGGGGCAACTCTTCAGTCAGCATCCCAATGTCTTCTATCTAATGGAGCCAGCCTGGCATGTGTGGGCAAGCATGTACCAAAACAGTGCCAAGGTCTTGCACATGGCAGTGCGGGATCTCATCCGGTCTGTCTTCAAGTGTGACATGTCAGTGTTCGACGCCTACATGCCCTGGAAGAGAAACAGAAATTTGTCTGATCTGTTCCAGTGGGCCGTGAGCCGGGCATTATGCACAAGGCCTGCTTGTGAATTCTTCCAACGGACTGATATTACTGGGGAAAGCGCTTGCAAAACTCTCTGTGGCAAGTATCCTTTCAGTAAAGTGGAAGAGGCCTGCAAGACCTATAGCCATGTTGTCCTAAAGGAAGTCCGTTTCTTTGACCTCAAAGTCCTCTATCCACTCCTCGCTGATCCCTCCCTGAACCTCAAAATCATCCATCTGGTCCGTGACCCCAGGGCTGTCCTGAAATCTCGGGAGCAATCTGTCAAAGCCCTCGCCCGTGACAATGGAATAATTCTGGGCATAAATAGCAGCAGAGTGGATGACAGTGGTTTTAAAGTCCTGCAGGAGATTTGTAGAAGTCACGTTCAGATCTATGAAACAGCTAGTCAGAAGCCTCCGTTATTTTTAAAGGATCGTTATTTATTGATCCGATTTGAAGACATTGTGCGGGATCCTTTAATGGAAATTACTGCAATGTACACATTTACAGATCTTCCATTGACCCAGAAGCTTGAAAATTGGATCTATAATATTACACACGGACAAGGACCGAGTAAGAAGAAAGAAGCTTTCCAGATCACTTCTCGAGACGCACTCAATGTTTCCCAGGCATGGAGAAATGTTCTTTCATTCCAGAAAGTCCAAAAAGTGCAAGAAGTTTGTAGAGGTGCTTTAAATATACTTGGTTATCAATTTGTAAATTCTGAGAAAGAGCAGAAAGATTTGTCTTTAGATCTAATATTACCACATCGGAGAACCCAATTTCGCTGGGCATTGTTTCGTGAAAACTAA